One window of the Colletotrichum destructivum chromosome 4, complete sequence genome contains the following:
- a CDS encoding Putative WD40/YVTN repeat-like-containing domain superfamily, dynein regulator LIS1, translating into MSQILTPRQAEELHKAIIAYLSSSNLPNAANALREELQIGDSFDAATSKKYEGLLEKKWTSVVRLQKKIMELESRTASLQSEIDNATPTSLSRRNQDPTSWLPRSPARHTLESHRESVTSVAFHPVFSSLASGSEDYTIKIWDWELGELERTIKGHTKAVLDVDFGGPRGATLLASCSSDLTIKLWDPSDEYKNIRTLPGHDHSVSAVRFIPSGAAGATGNLLVSASRDKTLRIWDVSTGYCVKTLRGHVDWVRDVCPSPDGRFLLSAGNDQTARLWDISVANPEVKLMLVGHEHTIECCTLAPPTSYTHLATLAGLKKPPPATNTAEFMATGSRDKAIRLWDARGNCIKTLTGHDNWVRALVFHPGGKYLLSVSDDKTLRCWDLAQEGKCVKVVDDVHTHFVSCLRWAPVIVREPATNGDGANGANGTPSKAAARPQDVQIRCVIATGSVDMNVRIFAN; encoded by the exons ATGAGCCAAATCCTGACCCCTcgccaggccgaggagct GCacaaggccatcatcgcgTATCTCTCCTCAAGCAACCTCCCCAATGCCGCCAATGCCCTCAGGGAAGAACTGCAAATCGGCGACTCCTTCGATGCTGCCACCTCGAAGAAGTACGAGGGCTTGCTAGAAAAGAAATGGACCAGTGTCGTGCGCCTACAGAAGAAG ATAATGGAACTCGAGTCTCGAACCGCTTCCTTGCAGTCAGAAATCGACAACGCGACACCCACCTCGCTCTCCCGACGAAACCAGGATCCTACCAGCTGGCTGCCTCGTTCTCCCGCCCGACACACCCTCGAATCCCACCGCGAATCCGTCACCAGCGTAGCCTTCCACCCCGTGTTTTCCTCCCTTGCCTCGGGCTCCGAGGACTACACGATCAAAATCTGGGACTGGGAactcggcgagctggagaGGACCATCAAGGGCCACACCAAGGCCGTGCTGGACGTTGACTTTGGCGGGCCTCGCGGCGCCACCCTGCTCGCGTCCTGCTCGAGCGACTTGACCATCAAGCTATGGGACCCCTCGGACGAATACAAGAACATCCGCACGCTGCCCGGCCACGATCACAGCGTCAGCGCCGTCAGGTTCATTCCCTCGggggccgccggcgccacgggCAACCTCCTCGTTTCGGCCAGTCGCGACAAGACACTGCGCATCTGGGACGTGTCGACAGGCTACTGCGTCAAGACGCTACGGGGACACGTCGACTGGGTGCGCGATGTCTGCCCATCCCCCGACGGCCGTTTTCTCCTGTCGGCCGGAAACGACCAGACGGCCCGCCTCTGGGACATCAGCGTCGCCAATCCCGAAGTGAAGCTTATGCTGGTTGGCCACGAGCACACTATTGAATGCTGCACCCTCGCACCGCCCACCTCTTACACCCATCTGGCGACGCTGGCCGGCCTCAAGAAGCCACCGCCGGCAACGAACACGGCCGAGTTCATGGCGACGGGCAGCCGCGACAAGGCCATCAGGCTATGGGACGCCCGAGGAAACTGCATCAAGACGCTCACGGGTCACGACAACTGGGTGCGCGCTCTGGTCTTCCACCCGGGCGGCAAGTATCTGCTCAGCGTGTCCGATGATAAGACATTACGATGCTGGGATCTGGCCCAGGAAGGCAAATGCGTCAAGGTGGTCGACGACGTACACACCCACTTCGTGTCGTGCTTGCGCTGGGCGCCCGTCATTGTGCGGGAACCGGCAACGAACGGTGACGGCGCCAATGGCGCCAACGGGACACCGagcaaggcggcggcgaggccccaGGACGTCCAGATCCGCTGTGTTATTGCAACAGGGAGCGTCGACATGAACGTGCGCATCTTTGCCAACTGA
- a CDS encoding Putative LITAF domain containing protein → MDRPSQEQKQQQQPAVEVPAHDNYMSSASGPPPEYQQHHQAPLDHQQTGTAMPKYGGPANTPPPRSYGAYEPPAPQSFPMHNGGGPQNFQPYGTPLPSLGPHPAPVECPECHARGVTAVEYSSGGFTHALAAIVCFVSCLGCIPYFFTSLKDARHKCSKCGIPLATYHRSGKTEVHWHHAYNG, encoded by the exons ATGGACAGACCGTCACAAGAACAAaaacaacagcagcagcccgcGGTCGAAGTCCCGGCCCACGACAACTACATGTCGTCCGCCTCCGGCCCGCCGCCTGAAtaccaacaacaccaccaagcACCACTCGACCACCAACAGACCGGCACCGCGATGCCCAAATACGGTGGCCCCGCCAAcacgccgcctccgcggTCCTACGGCGCCTACGAACCCCCAGCGCCCCAGAGCTTCCCGATGcacaacggcggcggtcccCAGAACTTCCAGCCCTACGGCACGCCCTTGCCCTCCCTCGGCCCGCACCCGGCCCCAGTTGAGTGCCCCGAGTGCCACGCCCGCGGCGTCACGGCCGTCGAGTACTCGTCCGGCGGCTTCACCCACGCTctggccgccatcgtctGTTTCGTCAGCTGCCTGGGGTGCATCCCCTACTTCTTCACTTCGCTCAAGGACGCGAGGCACAAGTGTTCCAAG TGCGGCATCCCTCTGGCGACGTACCATCGCAGTGGAAAGACCGAAGTCCATTGGCACCACGCCTACAACGGATGA
- a CDS encoding Putative NAD-dependent epimerase/dehydratase, NAD(P)-binding domain superfamily, protein MSDLTALPKGSLILVTGANGYIGSHTINTLLQLGYRIRGTVRAEKPWLTELFKNKYGEGVYEQVVVSRLDDPEALGQVMAGVDGVIHVASDVSMTDDPNAAIPWVVKATESALAAAAKHSSVKRVVLTSSAFAAVVPIPDKKGVYVDETTFNEDAIKAAWDPNTPKEIKPGYVYAASKAEGERAAWKWVEEHKPGYTFNTVLPNFNTGEILHPEIRGSTMGFARDVLKGQGDMLLAFMPQWYVDVVDVARLHAVALLADPVKSQRIWASAAPVNTSDFIDLFRELRPHNKLIPEKPANEGRDLTELPPAAKAEGLLQKYFGQKGWTPFRESVEAGIRDL, encoded by the exons ATGTCGGATCTCACAGCACTACCCAAGGGATCTCTGATCCTCGTCACCGGGGCCAACGGATACATCGGCTCTCACACCATCAACACGCTCCTTCAACTGGGCTACCGCATCCGTGGTACGGTCCGGGCCGAAAAGCCATGGCTCACCGAGCTGTTCAAGAACAAgtacggcgagggcgtctATGAGCAGGTGGTCGTCTCTCGTCTCGACGACCCGGAGGCTCTCGGGCAGGTCATGgctggcgttgacggcgtcaTCCACGTG GCTTCCGACGTTTCCATGACCGACGACCCCAACGCCGCCATTCCCTGGGTGGTAAAGGCAACCGAGAGCgccttggcggccgcggcgaaaCACTCTTCGGTCAAGCGAGTCGTTCTCACGTCTTCCGCCTTTGCAGCAGTGGTCCCCATCCCCGACAAGAAGGGCGTTTACGTAGACGAGA CGACGTTCAACGAAgacgccatcaaggccgccTGGGACCCCAACACCCCCAAGGAGATCAAGCCGGGTTACGTCTACGCGGCGtccaaggccgagggcgagcgGGCTGCTTGGAAATGGGTCGAAGAACACAAGCCCGGATACACATTCAACACCGTCCTGCCCAACTTCAAC ACGGGAGAGATTCTCCACCCCGAAATCAGGGGGTCGACCATGGGCTTTGCCCGCGACGTGTTGAAGGGCCAGGGAGATATGCTGCTCGCCTTCATGCCGC AATGGtacgtcgacgtcgttgacgTTGCGCGTctccacgccgtcgccctgcTTGCCGACCCGGTCAAGTCGCAGAGAATCTGGGCGTCCGCGGCGCCCGTCAACACGTCGGACTTTATCGATCTCTTCCGCGAGCTGAGGCCGCACAACAAGCTCATCCCGGAGAAGCCCGCGAACGAGGGCCGCGATCTCACCGAGCTCCCCCCGGCAGCCAAGGCCGAGGGTTTGTTGCAGAAGTACTTTGGCCAGAAGGGCTGGACCCCTTTCAGGGAGAGTGTCGAAGCGGGAATCCGCGATTTGTAA
- a CDS encoding Putative tuftelin interacting protein — MASFPTFDPSRLTKKAAAHYSSESEEDDDDDYLAPVADPSQGDDFGDLNPRKRRRVGNTKESAALGIFGSDSEDDGPGRRWKKKTLRSKGMSFVSTGATTLDHDDDEANSANTKEYSDDSNDGNDDNDDDDDEDEDEDDVGGVGLGFGGAQRGLGFKPAQHEETDQGAAVATAPPTRPFAKTKFDGKNPLGRGFVPSSANVPVLRADVQDAPPPPKVAHPSAFGPKGKAKPNPKSFGARMMAKMGYKEGDGLGREGQGRSVIIEAHLRPQGVGLGAVKEKSEHEKREEKRQAKLRGEEVIDSEEEEKKRKRERKKKSASAGGSSVSTPKRQKPKYMTAEEIKKSAPGLHIPEAFAPILDMTGPGNKLLTTASGLLTPTSSAVVESPEVAAARKLVKRAHADLAAFSEEWRNLEERKTWVDLELREREQEMADLASDLGRLQVFSNIVTNELPVATEWDDVIRCLEKAVQHIGPATEEIADLAVAAIHPFFREPDWNLLEQPTRYAAELKGLGGILTKSGEGHKTMNKWDSTGLHANDLYRQHQKATTPYETMMYKLWYTRAMSAVRDWDVFNPAPLLAVLEAWSDLLPPFVRAQFLDAVVRKLETAVGEWNPKKKRQSHKLPHLWLFPWLQYLPSYHLEPKGTGLVAEVRRKYRQLIDVWEFDRGVIPGLEQWRDVLGDQWRPLIMSHVLPAMGRYLRRNFRVDPSDQEPYLPMLTGVLQWCDILTAKVLGEVLVAEVFPLWHEKLSEWLGLEDANFEEIGAWFEWWRDDVLPEEIKNLKSVQAEFVKGFATIEQAL; from the coding sequence ATGGCCAGCTTTCCCACGTTCGACCCGTCCCGTCTtacgaagaaggcggccgcgCACTACTCCTCCGAGtcggaagaggacgacgacgatgattACCTTGCCCCCGTCGCGGACCCCTCGCAAGGTGACGACTTTGGCGACCTGAACCCGCGAAAGCGCCGGCGCGTAGGCAACACGAAGGAGAGCGCCGCTCTCGGAATCTTTGGATCGGATAGCGAAGACGATGGTCCCGGGAGGcgatggaagaagaagacgctgCGCAGCAAGGGCATGAGCTTCGTCTCCACGGGCGCCACCACACTCGAccacgatgacgacgaggcgaaCAGTGCAAACACCAAAGAATACTCGGACGACTCAaacgacggcaacgacgacaatgatgatgatgacgacgaagatgaagacgaagacgatgttgGTGGCGTCGGCTTGGGATTCGGCGGAGCCCAGCGCGGCTTGGGATTCAAGCCCGCCCAGCACGAAGAGACCGACCAGGGCGCAGCCGTAGCTACCGCTCCTCCCACTCGACCGTTCGCCAAGACCAAGTTCGACGGCAAAAACCCCCTCGGCCGTGGCTTCGTGCCGTCATCCGCGAACGTGCCAGTCTTGCGAGCCGACGTCCAAGATGCGCCTCCCCCGCCAAAGGTGGCCCATCCCAGTGCGTTCGGCCCAAAGGGCAAGGCGAAACCCAATCCCAAGTCCTTCGGCGCCCGGATGATGGCAAAGATGGGCTACAAGGAAGGAGATGGTCTCGGAAGAGAAGGACAGGGCCGAAGCGTCATCATCGAGGCGCACCTCCGACCGCAGGGCGTCGGTCTCGGTGCGGTGAAGGAGAAGTCGGAGCacgagaagagggaggagaagcgaCAGGCCAAATTGCGAGGCGAGGAGGTGATCGATtcggaagaggaagaaaagaagaggaagagagaacggaagaagaagtccGCCAGCGCaggcggcagcagcgtcagCACCCCGAAACGACAAAAGCCCAAGTAcatgacggccgaggagatcaAGAAGTCCGCCCCCGGCCTTCACATCCCCGAGGCTTTCGCTCCCATTCTCGACATGACAGGGCCGGGCAACAAGCTTCTGACCACCGCGTCTGGGCTCCTGACGCCGACCTCCTCTGCAGTCGTCGAGTCTCCCGAGGTGGCGGCTGCTCGCAAGCTGGTCAAGAGAGCACACGCTGACTTGGCAGCTTTCTCGGAGGAGTGGAGGAACTTGGAGGAGCGCAAGACATGGGTCGACCTGGAACTGCGCGAGAGGGAGCAGGAGATGGCGGACCTCGCCTCGGACTTGGGCAGGCTACAGGTCTTTTCCAACATCGTCACCAACGAGTTGCCCGTGGCCACCGAATGGGACGATGTCATCCGCTGCCTGGAGAAGGCAGTCCAGCACATTGGACCAGCGACCGAAGAGATTGCAGACCTCGCTGTCGCGGCCATCCATCCCTTCTTCCGCGAGCCCGACTGGAACCTGTTGGAGCAGCCAACGCGATATGCCGCAGAACTCAAGGGTCTGGGAGGCATCCTCACAAAGTCGGGCGAGGGCCACAAAACGATGAACAAATGGGACTCGACGGGCCTTCACGCCAACGACCTCTACCGCCAGCACCAAaaggcgacgacgccctACGAGACCATGATGTACAAGCTCTGGTACACGAGGGCCATGTCGGCCGTCCGCGACTGGGACGTCTTCAACCCGGCGCCGCTCCTGGCCGTCCTGGAGGCCTGGTCGGACCTGCTGCCCCCGTTCGTGCGAGCGCagttcctcgacgccgtcgttcGCAAGCTGGAGACGGCGGTAGGCGAATGGAAcccgaagaagaagcggcAGAGCCACAAGCTGCCTCACCTCTGGCTGTTCCCCTGGCTCCAGTACCTGCCGTCGTACCACCTCGAGCCTAAGGGCACGGGGCTGGTGGCcgaggtgcggaggaagtACAGACAGCTGATCGACGTCTGGGAGTTTGACCGCGGCGTCATCCCCGGGCTGGAGCAGTGGcgcgacgtcctcggcgaccagTGGCGTCCGCTGATCATGAGCCATGTGCTCCCCGCCATGGGACGCTACCTGCGCAGGAACTTCCGGGTCGACCCAAGCGACCAGGAGCCGTACCTTCCGATGCTCACGGGCGTGCTGCAGTGGTGTGACATTCTGACGGCCAAGGTGCTgggcgaggtcctcgtcgcggaGGTGTTCCCGCTGTGGCACGAGAAGCTGAGCGAGTggctcggcctggaggacgCCAACTTTGAGGAGATTGGGGCGTGGTTCGAGTGGTGGAGGGACGACGTGCTCCCCGAGGAGATCAAGAACCTCAAGTCTGTGCAGGCGGAGTTTGTCAAGGGCTTTGCCACGATTGAGCAGGCGTTGTAG
- a CDS encoding Putative armadillo-like helical, TOG domain, XMAP215 family protein codes for MAEEEDFSSIPLQDRFVHKVWKVRKQAYEDAAKAFSATADEYDNAFRPFLSDSGIWKGAVADSNVAAQQDGLAAYCAFLKFGGKEHCTRTRGVTIGPICEKGLPSTRAAAKDSSLEALLLLVELDVAAPVIEEIIPVLSNKQPKVVAAAITALTTIYHNYGCKTVDPKPVLKVLPKAFGHADKNVRAAATSLAVEFYRWLREAMKPMFWGDLKPTQQTDLEAQFEKIKAEPAPKQERFLRSQQAAMARAPPPGADGEEEDDGDYGEEPAEMDAFDLAEPQDVFGKIPANFSEALASSKWKERKEAVEGLYAAINVPRIKDGDFNEINRGLAKCMKDANVAVVTQAAQCIEVLAKGLRSSYAKHRTTVMQPIMDRLKEKKASVSDALGAALDQVFLATSLTDCLEDINTYLVHKNPQVKEGTMKFLIRCLRTTRDVPSKPEIATIVESGKKLLSESSEGLRSGGAEILGTVMKIIGERAMNPHMEGLDDIRKTKIKEFFETAEVKAKEKPKAPPPAAKAPPPKKLVGGKKPAMKRPVMPAAAPSPPVEPEPLSPQATSRPKPAGTKMGMPKPSGLAGLKSKRPLGAPGTGSPRRSAAAPIMPEDDPAPPPPQPRIGLGRGGLAGRSLAKPAAAPVQMPPSSPPPSDGLTAMERAELEELRAANERLTRQVEDMRHERSKYMSEIQELKNQNAGLIEDHTRDVLSIKAKETQLVRARSDAEATEQTNDRLRRELDRLKRALNHAEGLNSRSGMVSPGLASPTHDDVGIYRDASYGSSSARHNRVSYASNISEEKENGDHHYPRSKALSPELRYTGSASSGRGSPARGYRSSAATPVDDMPPPSYPSGGGGGGGSGFNSSNNGVESWKRAAEVTSQLKARIEQMKAKQGFARP; via the exons atggccgaagaagaagattTTAGCTCCATCCCCCTCCAGGACAGATTTGTCCACAAG GTGTGGAAAGTTCGAAAGCAAGCCTACGAAGATGCCGCCAAGGCCTTTtctgccaccgccgacgagtACGACAATGCCTTCAGACCCTTTCTCTCCGATTCCGGCATCTGGAAAGGCGCCGTTGCTGACTCCAATGTCGCTGCGCAACAAGATGGTCTTGCCGCATACTGTGCCTTTCTCAAGTTTGGAGGCAAAGAACACTGCACAAGAACACGCGGCGTCACGATAGGGCCCATTTGCGAAAAGGGTCTGCCCTCAacgcgcgccgccgccaaggactCGTCGTTAGAGGCccttctcctgctcgtcgagctcgatgtGGCTGCGCCCGTCATCGAGGAAATCATCCCCGTCCTCTCCAACAAGCAACCCAAggttgtcgccgccgccatcaccgccctGACCACCATTTACCACAACTATGGATGCAAGACGGTCGACCCCAAGCCCGTCCTCAAGGTCCTCCCCAAAGCCTTCGGCCATGCTGACAAGAACGTTCGTGCTGCCGCCACAagcctcgccgtcgagttCTACAGATGGCTGCGTGAGGCCATGAAGCCCATGTTCTGGGGCGATCTGAAACCCACCCAGCAGACCGACCTCGAGGCTCAGTTCGAGAAGATCAAGGCCGAACCCGCCCCGAAGCAAGAGCGCTTCTTGCGCTCACAacaagccgccatggcccgcgccccgccgccgggagccgatggagaagaggaggacgacggagacTACGGCGAGGAGCCCGCCGAGATGGACGCCTTCGACCTGGCAGAGCCCCAGGACGTCTTTGGCAAGATTCCCGCCAACTTCAGCGAAGCCCTGGCCTCGTCCAAgtggaaggagaggaaggaggccgtcgagggtCTCTACGCGGCCATCAACGTACCCAGAATCAAGGACGGCGACTTCAACGAGATCAACAGGGGGCTCGCCAAATGCATGAAGGATGCCAACGTTGCCGTCGTCACCCAGGCTGCGCAGTGTATCGAGGTCTTGGCCAAGGGCCTGAGGTCCAGCTACGCGAAGCACCGCACGACCGTCATGCAACCCATCATGGACCGactgaaggagaagaaggcgtcTGTGTCGGATGCCCTGGGCGCTGCCCTGGATCAAGTCTTCCTCGCCACGAGTCTTACTGACTGTCTAGAGGACATCAACACCTACCTCGTTCACAAGAACCCCCaggtcaaggagggcacCATGAAGTTCCTGATTCGCTGCCTGAGGACGACACGAGACGTGCCCAGCAAACCCGAGATCGCCACGATTGTCGAATCGGGTAAGAAATTGTTGTCAGAATCCAGCGAGGGTCTTCGTTCGGGCGGTGCCGAGATCCTGGGTACCGTCATGAAGATCATCGGCGAGCGTGCCATGAACCCGCACATggagggcctcgacgacatccgcAAGACCAAGATTAAGGAGTTCTTCGAGACGGCCGAagtcaaggccaaggaaaAGCCCAAGGCGCCACCTCCTGCAGCCAAGGCGCCTCCCCCGAAGAAGCTCGTGGGAGGAAAGAAGCCGGCAATGAAGAGGCCAGTCATGCCCGCAGCGGCCCCATCCCCGCCAGTCGAACCAGAGCCCCTTTCGCCGCAGGCCACCTCCCGTCCCAAGCCGGCCGGTACCAAGATGGGCATGCCGAAGCCTTCGGGCCTCGCTGGCCTCAAGTCGAAGCGTCCTCTCGGAGCGCCGGGTACCGGTTCGCCGCGTCgttccgccgccgctcccaTCATGCCCGAAGACGACCCCGCCCCCCCGCCACCACAGCCTCGCATAGGGCTTGGacgcggcggccttgccggACGCTCGCTCGCCAAGCCTGCCGCTGCCCCCGTGCAGATGCCACCTtcgtcgccaccgccatctGACGGACTGACGGCGATGGAAcgcgccgagctcgaggagtTGAGGGCAGCGAACGAGAGACTTACGCGGCAGGTGGAGGATATGCGGCACGAGAGGAGCAAGTACATGTCTGAGATCCAGGAGCTCAAGAACCAGAACGCAGGCCTCATCGAAGATCATACTCGTGATGTTCTCAGCATCAAAGCCAAGGAGACCCAGCTGGTCCGCGCAAGAAGCGATGCAGAGGCCACGGAACAGACCAACGACCGCCTCCGACGTGAGCTCGACCGCCTCAAGAGGGCGCTCAACCACGCCGAAGGCCTCAACTCCAGGTCAGGCATGGTCAGTCCTG GTCTCGCCTCTCCCACACACGATGACGTCGGCATCTACCGCGACGCCTCATACGGCTCATCTTCTGCCCGGCACAACCGCGTTAGTTACGCCAGCAACATCTcagaagagaaggagaacgGAGACCATCACTACCCTCGCTCGAAGGCACTCAGTCCCGAACTTAGGTATACGGGCAGTGCATCGTCTGGTCGCGGGAGCCCTGCTAGAGGCTACCGAAGCTCTGCTGCCACTCCCGTTGACGACATGCCGCCACCTTCATACCcgtctggcggaggcggaggc
- a CDS encoding Putative indoleamine 2,3-dioxygenase, giving the protein MSERGCPVSGSMGGGTCPAGRQSANNRRVGPRGCSFSGYTQQGDIHAAFDIPRGVDVDDWLRARERKAINEIVYSNIPSADHIAQVKNVDTLVADDRDLLAVALGAPARQVILRAEGIGPQSGWKDGYLSAEYGFCPPDSNEAAGALASCPGRVWSDLCERMPGCVSRGRVRESVAALPLVEGTEENVPDRALWAAVVALGMLCSIYRYEEKNDGYDGVSTSSASARPQVGMSDDLGPELVGIPRSIGLPYWQVSRRMGRAIPHLTFFDQASYNIKVRDPTSIHPYVGRFDNTDLRWPMFGERTEIAFLKGCADTAGLLNLLFTCCHF; this is encoded by the exons ATGTCCGAACGAGGGTGTCCCGTGTCTGGGTCTATGGGCGGTGGAACATGTCCCGCGGGCAGACAATCGGCCAACAACAGACGGGTTGGGCCAAGAGGCTGTTCTTTCTCGGGCTATACCCAGCAGGGCGACATTCACGCCGCCTTTGAT ATACCGAGAGGGGTGGACGTGGACGATTGGCTACGTGCTAG AGAACGGAAGGCCATCAATGAGATTGTCTACTCAAACATCCCGTCGGCGGACCACATCGCCCAAGTTAAGAACGTCGAcaccctcgtcgccgacgacagAGACCTGCTGGCCGTCGCCCTGGGCGCCCCGGCGCGGCAGGTGATCCTCCGGGCCGAGGGCATCGGGCCGCAGAGCGGGTGGAAGGACGGGTACCTCAGCGCCGAGTACGGCTTCTGCCCGCCCGACTCGAacgaggccgccggggccCTCGCCAGCTGTCCCGGCCGCGTGTGGTCCGACCTCTGCGAGCGGATGCCTGGCTGCGTCTCGCGGGGCCGCGTGCGGgagtccgtcgccgccctgccgcTCGTCGAGGGCACCGAGGAGAACGTGCCGGACCGGGCGCTCTGGGCGGCCGTCGTTGCGCTGGGCATGCTGTGCTCCATCTACCGCTACGAAGAGAAGAACGACGGGTACGACGGCGTCAGCACCAGCTCGGCGTCTGCGAGGCCGCAGGTCGGAATGAGCGATGACCTCGGGCCGGAGCTGGTAGGGATACCGCGGAGCATCGGGCTGCCGTACTGGCAGGTCTCGCGGCGCATGGGACGGGCCATCCCTCACCTGACCTTCTTTGACCAGGCCTCGTACAACATCAAGGTGCGGGATCCGACGTCGATCCATCCGTACGTTGGCCGGTTCGACAACACGGATCTGCGGTGGCCCATGTTCGGCGAGCGCACCGAGATTGCCTTTTTGAAGGGGTGCGCCGACACGGCAGGTTTGTTGAATCTTCTCTTCACGTGTTGTCACTTCTGA